The Garra rufa chromosome 8, GarRuf1.0, whole genome shotgun sequence genome has a segment encoding these proteins:
- the LOC141340285 gene encoding high affinity cGMP-specific 3',5'-cyclic phosphodiesterase 9A-like yields the protein MATKIIYFTVSGRPEQAEFPIDCPAQDVKDLFRAAAEAGPHDILKLYNTKGNIINISPQLAPNSPHSCYKLEVVAADCNSELLGSDLAVALGFDLSSMEKRLQSLEKRILSEAAETPAIVYEMKRQVESFREKLESVEHLSWLGLFKDMSEGTHKPSPFYHKRTLRKTREECEHVREKFLQMSSLEVSEEVRQYLKTPTFDNWQWEDAEIMVLLQVMYTDLDFISTFNIELDVLQQFLYEVYRRYNNIPFHNFKHCFCVTQMMYGLIWLTDLRSKIDNVDLLIMLTSAVCHDLDHTGYNNAYQINARTELALRYNDISPLENHHCAVAFEILEKVNTLFR from the exons ATGGCAactaaaatcatttattttactgTGAGTGGAAGACCAGAACAAGCTGAGTTTCCCATTGACTGTCCTGCACAAGATGTTAAAG ATCTTTTCCGAGCTGCAGCTGAGGCAGGACCTCATGACatcttaaaactctataatactaAAGGCAATATCATTAATATTTCCCCTCAGCTGGCCCCAAATAGTCCTCACTCCTGCTATAAACTGGAAGTGGTTGCTGCAGACTGTAACAGTGAGCTGTTAG GTTCAGATCTGGCCGTTGCGCTGGGATTTGATCTGTCTTCTATGGAGAAAAG GTTGCAAAGCCTAGAGAAAAGAATCCTAAGTGAAGCAGCAGAGACTCCTGCCATTGTGTATGAGATGAAGAGACAGGTGGAGTCATTCAGAGAGAAACTGGAG AGTGTTGAGCACCTGAGCTGGTTGGGACTGTTTAAGGACATGTCAGAAGGCACCCACAAGCCCTCCCCTTTCTACCATAAAAGAACCCTGCGCAAGACCCGCGAGGAGTGTGAGCACGTCAGGGAAAAGTTCCTCCAAATGAG TTCTCTTGAGGTGTCCGAAGAGGTGAGACAGTATCTTAAAACACCAACCTTCGATAACTG GCAATGGGAGGACGCTGAGATCATGGTGCTGCTCCAGGTGATGTACACAGATCTGGACTTCATCTCCACCTTCAACATTGAGCTGGATGTGCTGCAGCAGTTCCTTTACGAAGTGTACCGACGCTACAATAACATCCCCTTCCACAACTTCAAGCACTGCTTCTGCGTCACTCAGATG ATGTATGGACTGATATGGCTAACAGATCTCAGAAGCAAGATTGACAATGTTGACCTCCTCATCATGCTGACCTCAGCCGTTTGTCATGATCTTGATCACACTGGCTACAACAATGCATACCAG ATTAATGCACGCACTGAGCTCGCTTTGAGGTACAATGACATCTCCCCACTGGAAAATCACCACTGCGCTGTTGCTTTTGAAATCCTGGAAAAGGTAAACACTCTGTTTAGATAA
- the nifk gene encoding MKI67 FHA domain-interacting nucleolar phosphoprotein, which translates to MTEGKLSKKPAKKLLSLNPNEDAEFQKKVQQVKKRPKTGEPLSSGVVYVAHLPRGLFEPQLKSYFEQFGKVTRLRISRSKKTGGSKGYGFVEFECNEVAKIVAETMNNYLIGERLIKCQIMAPEKVHEKLFVGSRMEFKKPKQPALMRYNKRHSEDDLKKVGSKLLSKESKLRKRLAAKGIDYDFPGFAAQIPAKKAQSEGDVSVCSEDVTPVCTPSILERRKSIRVEDDDVDDEIIIKAKPENSDDVEESEEESDEDEEEESEEENAA; encoded by the exons atGACAGAAGGCAAATTATCAAAGAAGCCGGCGAAAAAACTACTTTCTCTGAATCCAAATGAGGACGCAGAGTTTCAGAAGAAGGTTCAGCAAGTGAAGAAACGTCCTAAAACG GGTGAGCCACTTTCTTCTGGAGTGGTTTATGTTGCTCATCTTCCTCGAGGATTGTTTGAACCTCAGTTAAAATCTTACTTTGAGCAGTTTGGAAAAGTCACACGATTAAGAATTTCCAGGAGTAAAAAG ACCGGAGGAAGCAAAGGCTATGGATTTGTGGAGTTTGAGTGTAACGAGGTGGCTAAGATTGTGGCTGAGACCATGAACAACTACCTTATCGGAGAACGGCTCATAAAGT GTCAAATAATGGCACCTGAAAAGGTCCATGAAAAGCTGTTTGTTGGTTCTAGGATGGAATTCAAGAAGCCAAAACAGCCTGCACTTATGCGTTATAACAAACGGCATTCAGAAGATGATTTGAAGAAAGTTGGTTCAAAGCTTTTAAGCAAAGAGTCTAAGCTACGCAAGAGACTGGCAGCAAAGGGCATTGACTATGATTTCCCAGGATTT gcAGCTCAGATTCCTGCTAAGAAAGCCCAGTCAGAAGGCGATGTTTCAGTATGCAGTGAG GATGTCACTCCAGTGTGCACCCCATCAATTTTGGAGAGGAGGAAGTCGATCAGAGTTGAGGACGATGATGTTGATGATGAAATTATCATCAAAGCCAAACCAGAAAACAGCGACGATGTGGAAGAGAGTGAGGAAGAATCTGATGAGGATGAAGAGGAGGAGAGTGAAGAGGAGAATGCAGCCTAA